One Streptomyces sp. RPA4-2 genomic window carries:
- a CDS encoding ABC transporter permease encodes MTDLTLGRVTADRDRLLRLLQEYGVYLGVVVLFLANTVLTPHFLSTENFRTQAVQVAPVLIVALGMALAIGSEGVDLAVGSVMALSTSLLSLYLGYGPWIAILIALVGGAVIGVANGSLIAFVGVQPIVATLALMVAGRGLALVLLPQLKDVHDPAMASLGSGDVLGVPYLVLIAAALALLVAFVVRRTTFGRQLLAIGDSRAAARLAGLPVRRVLILVYVCSGVLAAIAGVLATARLTASDPTSLGNLMELSAITAVVVGGTPLSGGRVRIGGTVAGAVLIQLLTTTLIKHDLPPSWTQIAQAVVIVLAVYAARERGKR; translated from the coding sequence ATGACTGACCTGACCCTGGGCCGGGTGACCGCGGACCGCGACCGACTGCTGCGCCTGCTCCAGGAGTACGGCGTCTACCTCGGCGTCGTGGTCCTCTTCCTGGCCAACACCGTCCTCACCCCCCACTTCCTGTCCACCGAGAACTTCCGCACCCAGGCCGTCCAGGTCGCCCCCGTCCTGATCGTGGCGCTCGGCATGGCGCTGGCGATCGGCAGTGAGGGCGTGGACCTGGCGGTCGGCTCGGTCATGGCCCTGTCCACCTCGCTCCTGTCCCTCTACCTCGGCTACGGGCCCTGGATCGCCATCCTGATCGCCCTCGTGGGCGGTGCCGTGATCGGTGTCGCGAACGGCTCGCTCATCGCCTTCGTCGGCGTCCAGCCGATCGTCGCGACGCTCGCTCTGATGGTCGCCGGGCGCGGCCTTGCCCTGGTACTCCTTCCTCAGCTAAAGGACGTCCACGACCCGGCGATGGCGTCACTCGGCTCGGGCGATGTCCTGGGCGTCCCGTATCTCGTGCTGATCGCCGCCGCCCTGGCGCTGCTCGTCGCCTTCGTCGTGCGCCGCACCACCTTCGGCCGGCAACTCCTCGCCATCGGGGACAGCCGCGCGGCCGCGCGGCTCGCCGGACTGCCGGTGCGCCGCGTGCTGATCCTGGTGTACGTCTGCTCCGGCGTCCTCGCCGCGATCGCGGGCGTGCTGGCCACCGCCCGCCTGACCGCGAGCGACCCGACCTCGCTCGGCAACCTGATGGAACTCTCCGCGATCACCGCGGTCGTGGTCGGCGGCACCCCGTTGAGCGGAGGCCGCGTCCGCATCGGCGGCACGGTCGCGGGCGCCGTCCTGATCCAGTTGCTCACCACCACGCTGATCAAGCACGATCTGCCGCCGTCGTGGACCCAGATCGCCCAGGCCGTGGTGATCGTCCTCGCCGTCTACGCGGCACGGGAACGAGGAAAGCGATGA